The sequence TTATTTTTCATTCGGAGTGGAAACTTGCTCAGCACTTCCTTTTTTATTTTTACTAATAATGGAGTATTTTTGAAGAATGATTATCAAAAAGCTTTCCCTATATAATTTCAAAAACCATTCTGAGAAGAAGTTCGAATTTTCCCCACAAATTAACTGTTTTGTGGGTAATAATGGAGTGGGTAAAACCAATATTCTGGATGCTCTGCATTATTTATCAGTAGGTAAAAGCTTTTTGGGAAATACAGATTTCAACAACATCAAAAAAGAAGAAGATTTTTTCACCATTGATGCTGAGATACATAATGAAGATAGTGAAGATAACATCAGAATTACCCAGCCCAAGGAAGCCAAGAAGGTAATTAAAAAAAATGATAAAAGCTATGACAGGCTTGCAGATCATATTGGCTATCTTCCAAGTGTTATGATTTCACCTTACGATTCAAACCTTATCTCTGATTCGGGGGAAAGCAGAAGAAAGTTTCTGGATGCTATGATCTCTCAAACAGATTCTGAATATCTTTTTGATCTGATCCAGTATCAGAAAACAATCCAGCAGAGAAATGCTTTGCTGAAATATTTTGCTAAGAACAGAACATGGGATAAAGAGTCACTGGAAATTTACGATGATCCGATTACCAGATTTGGGACTAAAATTTTTAATAAAAGAAAGATATTTGTAGAGCAGCTCAATCCTATTGTTCAGAATTTCTATCAGATTATTTCCGGTGGAAAAGAAACAGTTTCTGTAATCTATGAATCTCACCTATTGGAAAATACTTTTGAAGAACTTTTGAAGGAAAGTATTGAGAAAGACCGTATGCTCACCTACACTTCAAAAGGAATCCATAAGGATGATCTTCTTTTTGAAATGGACAACATTCTGATCAAAAAAATAGGGTCTCAGGGACAACAAAAATCTTTTCTGATTTCTTTAAAACTTGCTCAGATGAGTCTTATTAAAGAACTGACTAAGAAAACGCCTATCCTTTTATTGGATGATATTTTTGATAAACTTGATGACACGAGAGTTTCGCAATTAATTGAATTAGTGAATCGTGAAAGCTTTGGGCAAATTTTCATTACCGATACACATAGAGAACGTACCGAAAGCGTAGTGAAAAAGATTAACGAAGAAAGTATTATTTTTGAGATATAACGAACCAGACAACACAATTATGAAGAAGAAAAAACGCGAATACCAATCTTCGGAGCTCGTAAAATCTTTTGCAAGAATCTATGGTTTTGAAGATAAACTGGTGGCTTTTGATATCAAAGACTTTCTTGAGGATTATTTAGATCAAAGTCTGTTCAATGAAATCAGAAGCGTGAATATTGAAAACAAATGCATCATTATTAAAATTGATTCTCCCTTATTAAAGAATGATTTTAAAATGCGTAAAAGCTTTTACCTGAAAAAGTTTCAGGATAAGTTTGGAATAGATAAATTTGATGATCTGCAAATCCTTTAAAAGTAAGATTCCACTAAAGTTTATTAACTTCTATCTTTCATATATTCCTGAAGCCAGTCCCCAATAATCTTTTTCATCAATCCCGGCTTCCGGATTAATTGGACTGTAGTTTTTCAAAACTCCAGCAATTTTTATACTATCATTTTTAAATAAAATCCCTTGAATTTCAGTTCCGGTAATTTTATTCAGACGATCTTTTTTAGTTGCTCCCAATATGATTATGATCTTTTGAACATTAAAGTCTGGATATGTGTATGAAGTTACTTTTCCATTATACCTTAAGAAAATGTTCCAGGATGATTTTCCATAAAATATCAAATCTTACCACGGCGAAATAATATTTAGCCAAAGTAAACAATTATTTTTAATTCACATTATTGAGAATTTATTTCTCATAAAAAATCCCGAACTCTATCGGGACTTTTCTATTTTATTTTCGCTTCTTTATTTTAATGATC is a genomic window of Chryseobacterium nakagawai containing:
- the recF gene encoding DNA replication/repair protein RecF (All proteins in this family for which functions are known are DNA-binding proteins that assist the filamentation of RecA onto DNA for the initiation of recombination or recombinational repair.), whose protein sequence is MIIKKLSLYNFKNHSEKKFEFSPQINCFVGNNGVGKTNILDALHYLSVGKSFLGNTDFNNIKKEEDFFTIDAEIHNEDSEDNIRITQPKEAKKVIKKNDKSYDRLADHIGYLPSVMISPYDSNLISDSGESRRKFLDAMISQTDSEYLFDLIQYQKTIQQRNALLKYFAKNRTWDKESLEIYDDPITRFGTKIFNKRKIFVEQLNPIVQNFYQIISGGKETVSVIYESHLLENTFEELLKESIEKDRMLTYTSKGIHKDDLLFEMDNILIKKIGSQGQQKSFLISLKLAQMSLIKELTKKTPILLLDDIFDKLDDTRVSQLIELVNRESFGQIFITDTHRERTESVVKKINEESIIFEI